The following proteins come from a genomic window of Pseudomonadota bacterium:
- a CDS encoding ATP-binding protein gives MDIFRTYNDINLNTIENYIREGQEENLFLDFKLLTNEEFAQKDDRKNLAIALSGFANSEGGIIVWGVDARKKGAVDVACGKIEIENLSLLLSKLNTYTGDAADPLVEGVLHKKIPSSGDKGFGVTLIPWSDSGPHMAKLGENRYFKRSGDSFYVMEHFDIEDMFGRRKKPKLVFKTKILARVGDDLNFRVIVALENMGRGVAKSPFLEINLNFPYNIADYGLDGNGSFGLAVLPSSLGSTSHKYGASGRVIHPGVVHDVTAVQLIRGSVQEPTKIPDLVINYKIAAEDMRMVEDVETIPAQDLLTVR, from the coding sequence ATGGATATCTTCAGAACATATAATGATATAAACCTTAATACAATAGAAAATTACATACGAGAAGGACAAGAAGAGAATTTGTTTCTTGATTTTAAGTTGCTCACAAATGAAGAGTTTGCTCAAAAAGATGACCGAAAAAATCTTGCTATTGCACTTTCTGGTTTTGCCAATTCTGAAGGGGGTATTATAGTTTGGGGTGTTGATGCAAGGAAAAAAGGTGCTGTAGACGTTGCGTGCGGCAAGATTGAAATTGAAAACCTATCTCTCCTTTTGTCAAAGCTCAACACATATACGGGTGACGCTGCTGATCCTTTAGTTGAGGGTGTGCTTCATAAAAAAATTCCTTCTTCAGGAGATAAGGGATTTGGAGTTACCTTGATTCCATGGAGTGACTCTGGCCCTCATATGGCCAAACTTGGAGAGAACAGATATTTCAAGAGGAGTGGTGACAGCTTCTATGTTATGGAGCACTTTGATATCGAAGACATGTTTGGAAGAAGGAAAAAACCTAAATTGGTGTTTAAGACAAAGATTCTGGCACGTGTAGGGGATGATCTTAATTTTAGGGTTATAGTAGCGTTAGAAAATATGGGACGAGGAGTAGCAAAATCACCGTTTCTCGAAATTAATCTTAACTTCCCTTACAACATTGCTGATTATGGTCTTGATGGAAATGGATCGTTTGGTCTTGCTGTTTTGCCTTCATCGTTAGGTTCAACTTCTCATAAATACGGTGCATCAGGTAGGGTGATTCATCCTGGTGTAGTGCATGATGTAACAGCAGTACAGTTAATCCGTGGAAGTGTGCAAGAACCTACTAAAATCCCTGATTTGGTGATTAATTACAAAATTGCAGCAGAAGACATGAGAATGGTCGAGGATGTGGAGACAATACCAGCACAAGATTTACTCACAGTGCGTTGA
- a CDS encoding IS110 family transposase has translation MNCFVGIDVSKEKFDACGVGEQGEKVFSLACIMDREGFEKLTLCLPTDKESLLLGMESTASYHIALFSYLTANGYRVVVINPLLINGFSKRFLRKTKTDKKDALTIAQFLMREQETLSAQTPDYLATELKDLARRREKLADHVTSLKADMKRLLSVIFPELEQIIGVFTKSALRLLAEYPSAHALRKAGYTDVADILITRSRGQKSHASIKTIMEAAAASVGVESPAKELALRQETSLLIHVQEQTKEVTKLLMSLLNERMKQDMEILCSMKGIGENTAVNFLIEMGGRVEIFENDKKLIAASGLDPSTYQSGKYEGKSRISKRGNRHLRRVIWLMATKVIINNELFRTYFYKRRKEGLPYKKAVLATAHKLIRIMFVMLSRKTYFVEGGIKYS, from the coding sequence ATGAATTGCTTTGTTGGAATCGATGTATCGAAAGAAAAGTTTGATGCCTGCGGCGTAGGAGAGCAAGGAGAAAAAGTATTCTCTCTGGCCTGTATAATGGACCGTGAGGGATTTGAGAAACTTACCCTTTGTTTGCCAACAGATAAGGAATCACTTCTTCTGGGCATGGAATCCACCGCTTCTTACCACATTGCTCTTTTTTCTTATCTTACCGCAAACGGCTACAGGGTTGTTGTTATCAATCCTCTTCTTATCAATGGGTTCTCAAAACGGTTTCTGAGGAAAACAAAGACAGACAAGAAGGATGCCCTTACTATTGCCCAGTTTCTCATGCGAGAACAAGAGACCTTATCTGCACAGACACCCGATTATCTGGCAACAGAACTTAAGGACCTTGCCAGGAGGAGAGAAAAACTTGCCGATCATGTAACCTCTCTGAAGGCAGATATGAAGAGACTTCTCTCTGTCATATTCCCCGAGCTTGAACAAATCATCGGAGTCTTTACAAAATCGGCCCTCCGTTTGTTGGCCGAGTATCCTTCCGCCCATGCCTTAAGAAAGGCAGGCTATACGGATGTTGCCGACATATTGATAACCAGGTCGCGTGGTCAGAAATCCCATGCTTCCATAAAAACAATTATGGAAGCAGCCGCAGCATCTGTTGGCGTAGAAAGTCCCGCAAAAGAACTTGCCTTGAGACAGGAAACCTCGCTCCTTATTCATGTGCAGGAACAGACGAAAGAAGTAACAAAACTGCTCATGAGCCTCTTAAACGAAAGGATGAAGCAGGATATGGAGATCCTATGCTCTATGAAGGGGATAGGAGAGAATACCGCCGTAAACTTCCTCATTGAGATGGGAGGAAGAGTAGAGATATTCGAGAATGACAAGAAGCTGATCGCTGCCTCAGGCCTTGATCCTTCAACCTATCAATCAGGCAAGTATGAAGGGAAAAGCAGGATCAGTAAAAGAGGAAACCGGCACTTAAGAAGAGTTATCTGGCTCATGGCAACAAAAGTTATTATCAATAATGAACTCTTCAGGACCTACTTCTATAAAAGGAGAAAGGAAGGTCTACCTTATAAAAAAGCGGTCCTTGCAACAGCGCATAAACTTATACGCATCATGTTTGTCATGCTTAGCAGAAAAACATATTTTGTTGAAGGAGGAATTAAATATAGTTGA
- a CDS encoding ParB/RepB/Spo0J family partition protein — MATKKTMESPEFMYLSLESITVEEQIRSGIDMESDSFKALMESIKDRGVLEPVLVTPKDGKYLLLCGERRYLATQKLGSESIPARIINTVTQKDEILAYQLVENLQREDLNPIDQAKGILAYIQAKNPDPRQDHSRAGNGYDLDGVMNELLNIMRRPDSVSEEIAATFAAILEISGKSIRTLFNGLSLLKLPPEIQAEIRSGNLPLSQGYLFAANMECPDRMKIFTDILKTPVTYIALERMLTAYKKVKPDPVNTKPIPVKKQVKEILSIKTIFEKGLGTYVREDVEKLLYELQVFCDYVQQQAPMIPYGKKRLPQV, encoded by the coding sequence ATGGCAACAAAGAAAACAATGGAAAGTCCGGAATTCATGTACCTGTCTTTAGAAAGCATTACAGTGGAAGAACAGATTCGGTCAGGCATTGATATGGAAAGTGATTCTTTCAAAGCGCTTATGGAATCTATTAAAGACCGTGGTGTCTTGGAGCCTGTCCTTGTAACACCGAAAGACGGTAAATATCTCCTCCTCTGCGGGGAACGCCGCTATCTGGCAACACAAAAGCTGGGCTCAGAATCCATTCCGGCACGTATCATCAATACAGTCACCCAAAAAGATGAAATCCTGGCGTACCAGTTAGTGGAAAACTTGCAGCGTGAAGACTTAAATCCCATAGATCAGGCGAAAGGAATTCTTGCCTATATTCAGGCGAAAAATCCGGACCCCCGACAAGATCACTCGAGGGCAGGCAATGGGTATGATTTGGACGGAGTTATGAACGAGCTTTTGAATATCATGAGGAGACCTGACTCGGTATCAGAGGAAATTGCAGCAACATTTGCTGCAATTCTTGAAATCTCCGGAAAGTCAATACGGACGCTGTTTAACGGGCTATCACTTTTAAAACTCCCTCCTGAGATTCAGGCCGAAATCAGGTCAGGAAATCTCCCTCTTTCCCAGGGATATCTTTTTGCGGCTAACATGGAATGTCCTGATCGTATGAAAATATTTACCGACATTTTGAAAACGCCGGTTACTTATATCGCTCTGGAAAGAATGCTCACCGCATATAAAAAAGTGAAGCCTGACCCTGTCAACACAAAGCCCATACCCGTGAAGAAACAGGTTAAAGAAATTTTATCCATAAAAACAATCTTTGAGAAGGGTCTTGGAACTTATGTACGGGAAGACGTTGAAAAACTCCTCTATGAGTTACAGGTTTTCTGTGATTATGTTCAACAGCAAGCGCCTATGATCCCATACGGCAAGAAAAGGCTGCCACAAGTATAA
- a CDS encoding LysR family transcriptional regulator — MILNMNQLRAFYTAAKLKSITKAAHELMVTPPAITMQVKQLEEAIGIRLLVRDGNSIQLTHAGEIVFKRAGRIFQEIRELEGFLEDLSTGKSGELRIGCPETPLKRLMPLIAAFKKTYPGIRIIIDQASNAEMVKSIEDHRNELAVIRYKPNNSRLKVKIIWKYEVILVASPNSVHLPGSEISVMQLSEIPLILRREGSAVREVVLEYLRKFKVIPLVAMESSSLVLLKEFVQQDNGVSFFERDAVEEELKQGTLKPVRILEGSPTLGFGIGYRNRKDLSPPAWAFLRLFDKPEVLSLFLK; from the coding sequence ATGATTCTCAATATGAACCAGTTGAGGGCGTTTTATACTGCTGCAAAATTGAAAAGTATTACAAAGGCCGCCCATGAGTTGATGGTTACACCACCTGCTATTACCATGCAGGTAAAACAACTTGAGGAAGCAATAGGCATAAGGCTTCTTGTCCGGGACGGAAACTCTATTCAATTGACACATGCCGGAGAGATTGTATTCAAAAGGGCAGGCAGGATTTTTCAAGAGATTCGCGAATTGGAAGGTTTTCTCGAGGATTTGTCCACCGGCAAGTCGGGAGAATTACGTATAGGGTGCCCCGAAACACCGTTGAAACGACTAATGCCCTTGATTGCAGCTTTTAAGAAAACCTATCCGGGTATCAGGATCATCATTGACCAGGCATCCAACGCAGAAATGGTTAAAAGCATAGAGGATCATCGAAACGAACTGGCAGTTATCCGATATAAACCGAATAATAGCAGGCTGAAAGTTAAAATCATATGGAAATATGAGGTAATTCTCGTTGCCTCGCCGAATAGTGTCCACCTGCCAGGCTCGGAAATTTCAGTGATGCAACTATCGGAAATCCCTTTAATTCTGAGACGAGAAGGTTCTGCTGTGAGAGAAGTCGTGCTTGAATATCTGCGAAAATTTAAGGTGATCCCCTTGGTTGCAATGGAATCATCAAGCCTTGTCCTTCTCAAGGAGTTTGTACAACAGGATAACGGGGTAAGCTTCTTTGAAAGAGATGCAGTAGAGGAGGAGCTTAAGCAAGGCACATTGAAACCGGTCCGTATCCTTGAAGGATCTCCAACATTGGGATTCGGGATCGGATACAGGAATCGCAAGGACCTTTCTCCTCCGGCCTGGGCATTTCTCAGACTTTTTGATAAGCCCGAAGTGCTGTCGTTGTTCCTGAAATAA
- a CDS encoding Tm-1-like ATP-binding domain-containing protein — MKKQLLIIATLDTKGREAGYVKDCVLKLGVNPVIMDIGVVGEPQIQPDITNAEVTEAAGYDLKELIKLHDRPRGIMAIQEGGRILANRLLQEGKLDGVIGLGGGTGTSVTSFIMRSLPFGLPKIIVSTMASRDVREYVGTKDIVMFHSVADLLGFNEFIRLVLDQASHAVCGMMKVERSIERLKPIVGVTAYGPTSHCAVLAESLLYEKGYQMMGFHTNGCGGMAMEEMIAEGLIAGVMEITPHEIADEMMSGYCKGIGPSRLETAGIMGIPVVFAPGGLDNVAFGPSCPMPEELAGRNIYGHDHRICVRLDSSEMQKLASTIAEKLNKAPESTYVLIPTKGWSEGDRAGMPLFDLATDRIFTEKLKKLLNPQIPVEEMDVHINELSFAQRAVDVLDGMIKKRRSST; from the coding sequence ATGAAAAAACAACTTCTCATCATCGCCACGCTTGATACAAAAGGCAGGGAAGCCGGTTATGTAAAGGACTGTGTTCTGAAGCTTGGAGTAAACCCTGTTATTATGGATATCGGGGTGGTCGGTGAACCGCAAATCCAACCTGACATAACAAATGCAGAAGTCACTGAAGCAGCAGGATATGATCTTAAAGAACTGATAAAGTTGCATGACCGACCCAGGGGCATAATGGCAATACAAGAGGGTGGCCGCATACTCGCAAACCGGCTGCTGCAGGAAGGAAAGTTGGACGGTGTCATCGGGTTGGGAGGCGGTACAGGCACCTCGGTTACATCCTTCATTATGCGATCCCTGCCCTTCGGTCTTCCAAAGATTATTGTCTCTACTATGGCATCAAGGGACGTAAGAGAATATGTGGGAACCAAAGACATTGTTATGTTTCATTCCGTAGCAGATCTTCTCGGTTTTAATGAGTTCATACGTCTTGTGCTTGATCAGGCATCCCATGCCGTCTGCGGTATGATGAAAGTAGAAAGAAGTATTGAACGGCTGAAACCGATTGTAGGGGTCACAGCATATGGACCTACTTCTCATTGTGCAGTTTTGGCCGAGAGTTTGCTGTATGAAAAAGGGTATCAAATGATGGGATTTCACACAAACGGCTGCGGCGGTATGGCAATGGAGGAGATGATCGCCGAGGGACTCATAGCCGGGGTCATGGAAATTACCCCCCACGAAATTGCCGATGAGATGATGTCAGGTTACTGCAAGGGAATCGGCCCGAGTCGCCTTGAAACGGCTGGAATCATGGGAATCCCCGTAGTGTTTGCCCCTGGTGGCCTTGATAATGTTGCCTTTGGTCCCTCCTGTCCAATGCCGGAAGAGCTTGCGGGGAGAAATATATACGGCCATGATCACAGGATATGTGTACGTCTGGATTCATCGGAGATGCAGAAGCTCGCCTCGACCATTGCAGAAAAACTTAATAAAGCGCCTGAATCAACCTATGTCCTTATACCAACAAAGGGCTGGTCGGAAGGAGACAGAGCAGGTATGCCGCTTTTTGACCTGGCAACCGACCGGATATTTACAGAGAAGCTAAAAAAGCTTTTGAATCCGCAAATCCCGGTCGAAGAGATGGACGTTCACATAAATGAGTTGTCTTTCGCTCAAAGGGCCGTAGATGTCCTGGATGGAATGATAAAAAAAAGAAGATCCTCAACTTAA
- a CDS encoding efflux transporter outer membrane subunit, translating into MRRNVLSIILIIICLAGCSTMAPDYKRPASPVPAEWPKGPAYKEAIAAKTGPLAVDVGWREFYVDEKLQNVIELALNNNRDLRVATLNIEKARALYRIQRAELYPAINASGVWTEQRVPADISTESGEAMSFKQYSVNLGVSSWELDFFGRIRSLKDRALEQYLATEQAGRSAQISLVAEVANVYLTLAADRENLKFAQSTLEAQQATYKLLLRRYEVGTSSELDLRQAQTRLDAARVDIARYTRQVALDGNALDLLVGSPVPSELLSGELDAVKPPKDITPGLPSEVLLRRPDILQAEHGLKAAYANIGAARAALFPRIALTTNIGTTSNGLSGLFRAGAGTWTFVPQITMPIFDARLWSALDAIKVEREIVLTQYEKVIQTAFREVADALAQRGTVEDQLTAQESLFRASSDAYRLSNARYTKGIDSYLPVLDAQRSLYSAQQGLIAIRLSRLANLVTLYKVLGGGTGEALPVKRQ; encoded by the coding sequence ATGAGACGAAATGTATTGTCAATCATTCTTATAATCATATGTCTGGCCGGGTGTTCAACTATGGCGCCGGATTATAAACGCCCTGCATCACCGGTTCCTGCCGAATGGCCGAAAGGGCCTGCCTACAAGGAGGCTATTGCTGCAAAAACCGGCCCGCTTGCTGTTGATGTAGGGTGGCGTGAATTCTACGTTGATGAAAAGTTACAGAACGTTATCGAGCTTGCGCTTAACAACAACCGTGATCTCAGGGTAGCAACATTAAATATTGAAAAGGCAAGGGCGCTTTACCGGATTCAACGCGCCGAATTGTATCCTGCAATAAATGCTTCAGGTGTTTGGACCGAACAGAGGGTGCCGGCTGACATCTCGACCGAGTCAGGTGAAGCCATGAGTTTCAAACAATACAGTGTCAACCTGGGGGTCAGCTCCTGGGAGCTGGACTTTTTCGGCCGCATCCGCAGCCTCAAAGATCGTGCTCTGGAACAATACCTTGCTACAGAGCAGGCTGGCCGTAGCGCGCAGATCTCGCTGGTGGCCGAGGTTGCAAACGTTTATCTGACCCTTGCAGCCGACCGTGAGAACCTGAAGTTTGCTCAATCAACCTTGGAAGCACAACAGGCTACTTACAAGCTATTACTGCGTCGCTATGAAGTCGGTACATCCTCTGAATTGGATCTGCGCCAGGCACAAACCCGTTTAGATGCGGCGCGCGTGGATATTGCCCGATACACCCGTCAGGTGGCTCTGGATGGAAATGCACTGGACCTTCTTGTCGGTTCACCTGTGCCTTCCGAACTATTATCCGGCGAGTTGGATGCAGTTAAACCGCCTAAAGATATTACACCGGGTTTGCCCTCCGAAGTGTTGTTGCGCCGACCCGATATTCTTCAGGCAGAACATGGTCTTAAGGCTGCCTATGCCAACATAGGAGCGGCTCGAGCAGCCCTCTTTCCCCGTATTGCCCTGACCACCAACATCGGAACGACAAGTAACGGTTTATCCGGACTGTTCAGGGCCGGTGCTGGTACTTGGACCTTCGTGCCGCAAATTACTATGCCGATATTTGATGCCCGTCTATGGTCGGCTTTAGATGCAATTAAAGTTGAAAGAGAGATTGTTCTGACTCAATATGAGAAGGTTATTCAGACGGCCTTCAGGGAAGTGGCCGATGCCCTTGCCCAGCGTGGAACCGTGGAGGATCAATTAACAGCGCAAGAATCCCTCTTTCGAGCTTCGTCAGACGCTTATCGCCTTTCCAATGCCCGTTATACAAAGGGAATTGACAGTTATCTGCCGGTTTTGGATGCGCAACGTTCGTTATACAGTGCGCAGCAGGGACTCATTGCCATCCGCCTATCGAGGCTCGCCAATCTGGTGACGCTCTACAAAGTGTTGGGCGGGGGTACAGGGGAAGCGCTCCCTGTTAAGCGTCAATAA
- a CDS encoding efflux RND transporter permease subunit yields the protein MLSKFFLERPVFAWVIAIIIMLVGALSIYNLPISQYPPIAPPSIYIQSSYPGASAETVENSVTQIIEQKMTGLDKMIYLSATSDAAGASRVELTFAPGTDPDLAWAKVQNKLQLAMASLPEVVQRQGVTVGKATRNYLMIVGLISEDGSMDGNDLRDYAQSNLEKVLARVPGVGEVENFGSQYAMRVWLNPDKLTDYSLTITDVITALQSYNVEISAGQFGGAPAVAGQRLNASIIVQSMLKTPEEFAAIPVRINPDGSTVRIKDIGRTELGTDYYDIEVFMDGKPSAGMAIRQAAGANALDTADAVKAKMKEMSRYFPTGMKVVYPYDTTPFVKVAIDEVVKTLFEAILLVFLIMWLFMGNIRATLIPTIAVPVVLLGTFAVLGLFGFSINMLTMFAMVLSIGLLVDDAIVVVENVERIMSEEGLSPKEATRKSMEQITSALIGIGLVLSAVFGPMAFFGGSTGVIYRQFSITIIASMLLSVVVALILTPVLCASLLKPVKAGHQSAENAISFLRPFFKRFDSIFFLIRGRYVKTVERSFSRKMRYAVIYVVIVAAVGILFLRTPTSYVPDEDQGILLAQIMLPTGSTLEQTQKVVNAVQRYFQENEKEAVESCMTVSGAGFSLRAQTSGMVFVKLKDWNLRNRSDLRVKAIAERAMRTFSKMRSSLVFAFPPPSVIELGMATGFDFQLLDRGGLGHHKLMEARNQLLGMAFQDKRLTKVRPNGIEDVPQYYIDVDWEKAGALGVPITSIHNTISAAFGSSYVNNFIQGGRVKRVFLQADTPYRMLPKDIDKLYVRNTAGKMVPFASLASAHWTSGSPRLERFNGFPSLNIQGEPAPGRSSGEAMKAMEEMAVKLPQGIGFEWTGLSYQEKMSSTQAPLLYAFSIIVIFLCVAALYESWPIPLANLLMLPLGVFGATLFTWARGFHNDVYFQIGFLTTLGLTTKNAILIIQFAKERMARGEGLVEATLGAVRVRFRPVIMTSLAFFFGVLPLAIATGAGAGAMKAIGTAVTGGMLSATFIDLFYIPLLFVVVSRLFKSKQQDPIPEQHAAPITPSEGH from the coding sequence ATGCTATCGAAATTCTTTCTGGAGCGCCCGGTATTTGCCTGGGTTATTGCCATAATCATAATGCTTGTAGGTGCCCTCTCTATTTATAATCTGCCCATATCACAGTACCCTCCCATTGCACCCCCATCGATCTATATTCAGTCTTCTTATCCCGGGGCTTCCGCTGAGACCGTAGAAAACAGTGTGACTCAGATCATAGAGCAAAAAATGACCGGTCTTGACAAAATGATCTATCTATCCGCCACCAGCGATGCGGCTGGGGCCTCCCGTGTTGAATTGACATTTGCCCCCGGGACCGATCCGGACCTCGCCTGGGCCAAGGTGCAAAACAAACTCCAGCTTGCAATGGCAAGCCTGCCCGAGGTGGTCCAGCGCCAGGGTGTCACCGTCGGCAAAGCCACCAGGAACTACCTGATGATCGTGGGCCTGATCTCGGAAGACGGCAGTATGGACGGCAACGACTTGAGAGACTATGCACAATCCAACCTGGAAAAGGTTCTTGCACGGGTACCCGGTGTGGGTGAAGTGGAAAACTTCGGGTCCCAGTATGCCATGCGTGTCTGGTTGAACCCCGACAAACTTACCGATTACAGTTTGACAATCACGGATGTCATCACAGCGCTTCAGTCTTACAACGTAGAAATCTCTGCCGGTCAGTTTGGCGGGGCACCGGCAGTGGCAGGCCAGCGACTGAACGCTTCTATCATTGTCCAGAGCATGCTTAAGACCCCTGAAGAGTTTGCTGCCATTCCTGTCCGCATCAATCCTGATGGTTCAACAGTGCGGATCAAGGATATAGGACGAACGGAACTGGGAACCGACTACTATGATATTGAGGTCTTCATGGACGGTAAACCTTCCGCCGGCATGGCCATCCGGCAAGCCGCAGGCGCCAATGCTCTTGATACGGCCGACGCAGTGAAAGCGAAAATGAAAGAGATGAGCCGTTACTTCCCAACGGGGATGAAGGTTGTCTATCCCTATGATACCACCCCTTTTGTCAAGGTAGCAATCGACGAAGTAGTCAAAACCCTCTTTGAGGCGATCCTGCTGGTTTTCCTGATAATGTGGCTTTTCATGGGGAACATCCGGGCTACCCTGATCCCGACCATCGCGGTACCGGTAGTACTCCTGGGCACTTTCGCGGTTCTGGGGTTATTCGGATTCTCCATCAATATGTTGACCATGTTTGCCATGGTGTTGTCCATTGGTCTTCTTGTGGACGATGCCATTGTGGTGGTGGAAAATGTGGAACGAATTATGAGCGAGGAAGGCCTTTCGCCTAAGGAAGCAACACGAAAGTCCATGGAACAGATCACAAGCGCTTTGATCGGCATCGGTCTTGTCCTATCGGCTGTTTTTGGTCCTATGGCTTTCTTTGGCGGATCTACCGGGGTCATCTATCGTCAGTTTTCTATCACCATTATTGCTTCCATGCTTCTGTCAGTGGTTGTAGCCTTAATTCTTACGCCCGTTCTTTGCGCTTCCCTCCTGAAGCCGGTAAAGGCTGGGCACCAATCTGCGGAAAATGCTATCTCTTTCCTGCGCCCTTTCTTTAAGAGATTTGACAGCATCTTTTTCCTGATCAGAGGCCGGTATGTAAAAACAGTCGAACGTTCTTTCTCAAGAAAAATGCGCTATGCTGTAATTTATGTCGTGATTGTGGCGGCCGTAGGGATTCTTTTCCTTCGCACACCTACATCCTATGTTCCTGATGAGGACCAGGGGATATTGCTTGCCCAGATAATGCTGCCCACGGGTTCAACCTTGGAGCAAACCCAGAAAGTCGTGAACGCAGTACAGCGCTATTTCCAGGAGAACGAAAAAGAAGCGGTGGAATCCTGTATGACGGTTTCCGGCGCCGGGTTTTCTTTGAGGGCACAGACCAGTGGTATGGTATTTGTCAAGCTCAAGGATTGGAACCTTCGCAATCGCTCGGACTTAAGGGTAAAGGCCATTGCGGAACGTGCCATGAGGACCTTTTCTAAAATGCGCAGCAGCCTGGTGTTTGCTTTTCCGCCGCCTTCGGTGATCGAATTGGGTATGGCAACCGGATTTGACTTCCAGTTGCTGGACCGGGGCGGACTCGGTCACCATAAACTGATGGAGGCCCGGAACCAGCTCCTCGGTATGGCATTTCAAGACAAGCGTCTGACTAAAGTCCGACCCAACGGTATAGAAGACGTACCCCAATACTATATTGATGTGGACTGGGAAAAGGCAGGCGCCCTTGGGGTTCCCATTACCTCAATCCACAACACGATCTCAGCGGCCTTCGGAAGTTCCTATGTCAATAACTTCATTCAGGGCGGCAGGGTCAAGCGCGTTTTCCTTCAGGCGGACACTCCTTACCGGATGTTGCCCAAGGACATAGATAAGCTTTATGTACGTAATACCGCGGGCAAGATGGTTCCCTTTGCTTCCCTTGCCTCTGCCCACTGGACTTCAGGTTCTCCCAGGCTCGAGCGTTTCAACGGTTTTCCTTCTCTGAACATTCAAGGAGAACCTGCACCAGGGAGAAGTTCCGGTGAGGCAATGAAGGCCATGGAAGAGATGGCTGTGAAACTGCCCCAGGGAATCGGTTTTGAATGGACCGGGCTTTCGTACCAGGAAAAGATGTCAAGTACCCAGGCGCCGCTTCTGTATGCATTTTCAATTATCGTAATTTTCCTGTGTGTAGCAGCTCTGTATGAAAGCTGGCCGATCCCGCTCGCCAATTTGCTCATGCTGCCGCTGGGCGTATTCGGTGCAACTTTATTTACCTGGGCACGGGGATTCCACAATGATGTCTATTTCCAGATCGGATTTCTCACTACCCTTGGTCTTACAACAAAGAATGCGATCCTTATTATCCAGTTTGCAAAGGAGCGTATGGCACGGGGAGAAGGATTGGTCGAAGCAACCCTTGGGGCGGTGAGGGTGAGATTCCGGCCGGTCATTATGACCTCGCTTGCTTTTTTCTTCGGTGTACTGCCTCTTGCTATTGCAACAGGCGCAGGTGCAGGCGCCATGAAGGCCATCGGCACTGCCGTAACCGGAGGGATGCTCTCCGCCACTTTTATCGACCTCTTTTACATACCATTGCTCTTTGTCGTCGTATCTCGACTGTTCAAGAGTAAGCAACAGGACCCGATACCCGAACAACACGCAGCCCCCATTACTCCTTCGGAGGGACACTAA